One Triticum dicoccoides isolate Atlit2015 ecotype Zavitan chromosome 5B, WEW_v2.0, whole genome shotgun sequence genomic window carries:
- the LOC119311847 gene encoding uncharacterized protein LOC119311847: MSWRDPAVRATGRFNSRPQPVPPATPHPPPVVVIDEDEDDVAAESEVFIIDDDDDVEIARVTAACSSKKGNSSCSNVINIDDDDDEEEEEEGGRAGPSMAGAGSPAATTTPVRASPRNRYGLDYVSDSEDSDLSEGPDSDSDGDGSSDCEILGDTGTARKVWEKAASRKTTLHHPPHRKDGRASTSASSAESSTHYDEPPENLFSPLCPLDNDILKYFSGAFNPAGQSSRNGAKHGTGPSSVPNAQEGPIDNDSHGKETEDHNPARSSDPDMRYNGPVPEKAPERSHHPHLDETMKPEGHTRYNFVSANRVFPAYSADCKDDSPIFVSTPERMDEKIPEGTSLAKDGRTAHNEAAKQKKKMCFAPDDDSCVDQLREDPVFTSRLGGLRQSGEYFNDNAPTKEASGTCSLPQKDLVEDPEKLGQSSMIIGGREKHKESDEYKRAQEEEWACRQRQLAIQAEEAKEAKRLRKRKKAEALRLLDMEKRQKQRLEEVRETQRKSEETIQLKEQCRGAVRLELEIIERRYTDMTSILRALGIPVEGGEVKAAYKQALLKFHPDRVSRNDIYEQVKAEETFKFISRFKEKLRI, translated from the exons ATGTCGTGGAGGGATCCCGCGGTGCGGGCGACGGGGAGGTTCAACTCCCGGCCGCAGCCTGTGCCGCCGGCCACGCCGCACCCCCCGCCGGTGGTGGTTATcgacgaggatgaggacgacgTTGCTGCGGAATCTGAGGTTTTcattattgatgatgatgatgatgtggagaTAGCCCGTGTGACGGCTGCGTGCAGTAGCAAGAAAGGGAACAGCTCTTGTAGCAATGTGATCAacatagatgatgatgatgacgaggaggaggaagaggagggtggTCGGGCTGGCCCCAGCATGGCAGGCGCCGGCTCTCCAGCGGCGACAACTACCCCTGTGCGTGCTTCTCCTAGAAACAGATATGGGCTGGATTATGTTTCTGACAGTGAGGACAGTGATCTCTCTGAAGGACCGGACTCAGACTCAGACGGCGATGGCAGCTCGGATTGTGAGATTCTGGGTGACACTGGGACTGCTCGTAAGGTTTGGGAGAAGGCTGCTTCAAGAAAAACAACGCTTCATCATCCCCCGCATCGAAAAGATGGCAGGGCTAGTACTTCTGCATCGAGTGCCGAGTCAAGTACACACTATGATGAACCTCCAGAGAACCTCTTCTCTCCATTGTGCCCTCTAGATAATGACATCTTGAAATATTTTAGTGGTGCATTTAACCCAGCTGGGCAAAGTAGTAGAAATGGTGCAAAACATGGCACTGGCCCTTCTTCAGTGCCTAATGCCCAGGAAGGTCCGATTGACAATGATTCCCATGGAAAAGAAACTGAAGACCACAATCCCGCTCGCAGTTCAGATCCTGATATGCGTTACAATGGCCCTGTTCCTGAAAAAGCCCCAGAAAGAAGTCACCATCCTCACCTAGATGAAACCATGAAACCCGAAGGGCACACACGCTATAACTTTGTCTCTGCAAATAGGGTTTTTCCTGCATACTCAGCTGATTGTAAAGATGATAGTCCTATATTTGTCAGCACTCCTGAAAGGATGGATGAAAAAATACCTGAAGGCACATCTTTGGCAAAGGATGGACGGACTGCCCACAATGAAGCTGCCAAACAGAAGAAAAAGATGTGCTTTGCACCAGATGATGATTCTTGTGTGGATCAACTCAGAGAAGATCCAGTTTTTACTAGCAGGCTTGGTGGCTTGAGACAATCTGGAGAATACTTTAATGATAATGCTCCCACAAAGGAAGCATCGGGGACTTGCTCCTTGCCTCAGAAGGATTTGGTTGAAGATCCTGAAAAGTTAGGACAATCTTCTATGATAATTGGCGGCCGTGAAAAGCACAAAGAATCTGATGAGTACAAAAGGGCACAAGAGGAGGAGTGGGCATGCAGACAGCGTCAGTTAGCAATACAG GCTGAAGAGGCAAAAGAGGCAAAGAGGCTACGGAAGAGAAAAAAGGCTGAAGCTTTGCGACTGCTCGACATGGAGAAGAGACAAAAGCAAAGACTGGAAGAAGTCCGTGAAACACAAAGAAAG AGTGAAGAAACTATACAGCTGAAGGAGCAGTGTCGAGGGGCGGTAAGATTggagcttgaaattattgaaaggaGATACACTGATATGACTTCAATATTGCGTGCATTGGGCATTCCTGTTGAAGGGGGCGAG